Proteins encoded within one genomic window of Oryza brachyantha chromosome 7, ObraRS2, whole genome shotgun sequence:
- the LOC102708633 gene encoding mavicyanin-like has protein sequence MAKTEVLVAVVAMAALAQLAAAVVHPVGGNGAWDTTGNYNAWSASQKFSQGDSILFTYPPSHDVLEVSKADYDACSPANAVASYTGGSSTIKLAAPGKRYFICGLPGHCAAGMKLEVTVDAATKPRHKKAVAPATAPSMPPAASSPNGEMPAVSSPTGAPAPAASGASTISMNGAKAAAAVATGMALAFFAM, from the exons ATGGCGAAGACTGAGGTGTTGGTCGCCGTGGTCGCCATGGCAGCTCTGgcgcagctcgccgccgcggtggtgcACCCAGTGGGCGGCAATGGCGCCTGGGACACCACCGGCAACTACAACGCCTGGTCCGCCTCCCAGAAGTTCTCCCAGGGCGACTCTATCT TGTTCACCTACCCCCCCTCGCACGACGTCCTCGAGGTCAGCAAGGCCGACTACGACGCCTGCTCGCCCGCCAACGCTGTCGCCTCCTAcaccggcggcagcagcaccaTCAAGCTCGCCGCCCCAGGCAAGCGCTACTTCATCTGCGGCCTGCCCGGCCACTGCGCCGCCGGCATGAAGCTCGAGGTCAccgtcgacgccgccaccaAGCCCAGGCACAAGAAGGCCGTCGCTCCGGCCACCGCCCCGTCAATGCCTCCCGCTGCATCCTCGCCCAACGGTGAGATGCCCGCAGTGTCCTCGCCCACCGgggccccggcgccggcggcgtctgGCGCGTCCACCATCTCCATGAACGGCGCCAAGGCTGCCGCGGCGGTCGCCACAGGAATGGCCTTGGCCTTCTTTGCCATGTGA
- the LOC102709190 gene encoding leucine-rich repeat extensin-like protein 3 produces the protein MAMRWCFVGKATKIFFAVLALLAVVGVVLAFRAVLHRAKARSNSACAAADECQPILPEPVPQPSTAATAPPPPPPQQNPTFPPPDAALPPPSPPLMGPPPLQPPPASIAQPPPASASPPPPDALVLPPPPPASMPPPAALVPPPPAALPSPPPPAPEAPSPTAP, from the coding sequence ATGGCCATGCGGTGGTGCTTTGTCGGCAAGGCCACCAAGATCTTCTTCGCCGTCTTggccctcctcgccgtcgtggGCGTCGTCCTCGCCTTCCGCGCCGTCCTCCACCGCGCCAAGGCGCGCTCCAActccgcctgcgccgccgccgacgagtgCCAGCCCATCCTTCCCGAGCCCGTCCCGCAGCCCTCCACCGCGGCCaccgctccgccgccacctccgccgcagCAAAATCCCACCTTTCCTCCACCGGACGccgccttgccgccgccgtccccgccaCTGATGGGGCCTCCCCCTCTGCAACCGCCGCCAGCATCGATTGCGCAGCCCCCTCCGGCATCcgcgtcaccgccgcctcccgacGCGCTGGTtttgccgccgcctccaccggcgTCAATGCCGCCCCCCGCTGCGCTggtgccgccaccgccggcggcgttaccatcgcctccgccgccggcgccggaggcgcCAAGCCCGACGGCGCCCTGA
- the LOC102709476 gene encoding photosynthetic NDH subunit of lumenal location 3, chloroplastic isoform X2, with translation MATTYPGLTAAASPLRPSPRRRLLLVVCQCNCNASAGRRSACVSLGLGLGLAATLVQQQQNAALAADEEPANNGWWLTEFPLPVKKIVNKWMAEELNNAETGSRTFVRNGIYIADIGESYAAHAYRLRSTAFDLLALEDLLGNHADRANYVTKYLRLKSTFMYYDFDSLLSAAAADLRPPLLDLATRLFDSFETLQRATATKDDAQIAASYAHTKTILHEVMAKMA, from the exons ATGGCCACCACGTATCCaggcctcaccgccgccgccagcccgcTCCGGCCAAGTCCACGGAGGCGGCTTCTCCTGGTGGTGTGCCAGTGCAACTGCAACGCCTCCGCCGGGCGGAGGTCAGCCTGCGTGTCCCTAGGactcggcctcggcctcgccgcgaCACTtgtccagcagcagcagaatgCCGCCTtggccgccgacgaggagccGGCGAACAACGGGTGGTGGCTGACGGAGTTCCCGTTGCCGGTGAAGAAGATTGTAAACA AATGGATGGCAGAGGAGCTGAACAATGCGGAGACGGGGAGCCGGACGTTCGTGAGGAACGGGATATACATCGCGGACATCGGGGAGAGCTACGCGGCGCACGCGTACAGGCTGCGGAGCACGGCGTTCGACCTGCTGGCGCTGGAGGACCTGCTGGGCAACCACGCCGACCGCGCCAACTACGTCACCAAGTACCTCCGCCTCAAGTCCACCTTCATGTACTACGACTTCGactccctcctctccgccgccgccgccgacctccgcccgccgctgcTCGACCTCGCCACCCGCCTCTTCGACAGCTTCGAGACCCTCCAGCGGGCCACCGCCACCAAGGACGACGCCCAGATCGCCGCCTCCTACGCCCACACCAAGACCATCCTCCACGAGGTCATGGCCAAAATGGCCTAG
- the LOC102709476 gene encoding photosynthetic NDH subunit of lumenal location 3, chloroplastic isoform X1 encodes MATTYPGLTAAASPLRPSPRRRLLLVVCQCNCNASAGRRSACVSLGLGLGLAATLVQQQQNAALAADEEPANNGWWLTEFPLPVKKIVNKEWMAEELNNAETGSRTFVRNGIYIADIGESYAAHAYRLRSTAFDLLALEDLLGNHADRANYVTKYLRLKSTFMYYDFDSLLSAAAADLRPPLLDLATRLFDSFETLQRATATKDDAQIAASYAHTKTILHEVMAKMA; translated from the exons ATGGCCACCACGTATCCaggcctcaccgccgccgccagcccgcTCCGGCCAAGTCCACGGAGGCGGCTTCTCCTGGTGGTGTGCCAGTGCAACTGCAACGCCTCCGCCGGGCGGAGGTCAGCCTGCGTGTCCCTAGGactcggcctcggcctcgccgcgaCACTtgtccagcagcagcagaatgCCGCCTtggccgccgacgaggagccGGCGAACAACGGGTGGTGGCTGACGGAGTTCCCGTTGCCGGTGAAGAAGATTGTAAACA AAGAATGGATGGCAGAGGAGCTGAACAATGCGGAGACGGGGAGCCGGACGTTCGTGAGGAACGGGATATACATCGCGGACATCGGGGAGAGCTACGCGGCGCACGCGTACAGGCTGCGGAGCACGGCGTTCGACCTGCTGGCGCTGGAGGACCTGCTGGGCAACCACGCCGACCGCGCCAACTACGTCACCAAGTACCTCCGCCTCAAGTCCACCTTCATGTACTACGACTTCGactccctcctctccgccgccgccgccgacctccgcccgccgctgcTCGACCTCGCCACCCGCCTCTTCGACAGCTTCGAGACCCTCCAGCGGGCCACCGCCACCAAGGACGACGCCCAGATCGCCGCCTCCTACGCCCACACCAAGACCATCCTCCACGAGGTCATGGCCAAAATGGCCTAG
- the LOC102709476 gene encoding photosynthetic NDH subunit of lumenal location 3, chloroplastic isoform X3 produces MATTYPGLTAAASPLRPSPRRRLLLVVCQCNCNASAGRRSACVSLGLGLGLAATLVQQQQNAALAADEEPANNGWWLTEFPLPVKKIVNKELNNAETGSRTFVRNGIYIADIGESYAAHAYRLRSTAFDLLALEDLLGNHADRANYVTKYLRLKSTFMYYDFDSLLSAAAADLRPPLLDLATRLFDSFETLQRATATKDDAQIAASYAHTKTILHEVMAKMA; encoded by the exons ATGGCCACCACGTATCCaggcctcaccgccgccgccagcccgcTCCGGCCAAGTCCACGGAGGCGGCTTCTCCTGGTGGTGTGCCAGTGCAACTGCAACGCCTCCGCCGGGCGGAGGTCAGCCTGCGTGTCCCTAGGactcggcctcggcctcgccgcgaCACTtgtccagcagcagcagaatgCCGCCTtggccgccgacgaggagccGGCGAACAACGGGTGGTGGCTGACGGAGTTCCCGTTGCCGGTGAAGAAGATTGTAAACA AGGAGCTGAACAATGCGGAGACGGGGAGCCGGACGTTCGTGAGGAACGGGATATACATCGCGGACATCGGGGAGAGCTACGCGGCGCACGCGTACAGGCTGCGGAGCACGGCGTTCGACCTGCTGGCGCTGGAGGACCTGCTGGGCAACCACGCCGACCGCGCCAACTACGTCACCAAGTACCTCCGCCTCAAGTCCACCTTCATGTACTACGACTTCGactccctcctctccgccgccgccgccgacctccgcccgccgctgcTCGACCTCGCCACCCGCCTCTTCGACAGCTTCGAGACCCTCCAGCGGGCCACCGCCACCAAGGACGACGCCCAGATCGCCGCCTCCTACGCCCACACCAAGACCATCCTCCACGAGGTCATGGCCAAAATGGCCTAG